A genomic stretch from Kwoniella europaea PYCC6329 chromosome 2, complete sequence includes:
- a CDS encoding UDP-glucose 4-epimerase GalE, with translation MTQQPYLNGNSHKLKRVVVTGGLGYIGSHVVVSLLLTGQYQPIVIDNCHNSFPEALNRCAEIARDEMGSEAPQPILHNVDLRDHEAVEDVFSQYDNKGGIWAVIHLAALKAVGESGEFPLSYYKTNVAGTISLFESMERHGVNNLVFSSSATVYGTPEIIPIPETSPLLPASCYGRTKAVVEEIIQDLCRVQKKDGQSSLRAVSVRYFNPAGAHPSGKLGEEPRGKPGNLLPLLAQMAIGREKSQLKIFGTDFPTPDGTCVRDYLHIMDLAHGHVLALDALAVPTTQKNIFSNCDAENGSFRSFNLGKGKGMSVLNMIEAMRKATGYDYQYEIVGRRRGDVPDLTADPTLAEKELGFVAKKGLEEMCRDLWNFQTKNPHGFEIAQKQNGTI, from the exons ATGACCCAACAGCCATACCTTAACGGAAACAGCCATAAACTAAAG AGGGTAGTCGTCACAGGTGGATTAGGATACATCGGTTCTCATGTCGTCGTATCACTGTTATTGACAGGTCAATATCAACCCATCGTAATCGATAACTGTCACAACTCGTTTCCTGAAGCTTTGAATCGATGTGCTGAGATCGCAAGAGATGAAATGGG ATCCGAAGCTCCTCAACCTATATTACACAATGTCGACCTGCGTGATCATGAAGCAGTGGAAGATGTATTCTCTCAGTATGATAACAAGGGTGGTATCTGGGCTGTTATTCATCTGGCAGCTTTAAAAGCTGTTGGTGAATCTGGTGAATTCCCTTTGAGTTATTATAAGACGAATGTAGCGGGTACTATATCACTtttcgag TCGATGGAACGACACGGCGTAAACAACCTagtcttctcatcctcagcgACTGTATACGGTACACCCGAAATCATCCCTATACCCGAGACCTCACCTCTACTACCTGCCTCATGTTACGGTCGAACGAAAGCCGTAGTAGAAGAGATCATCCAAGATTTGTGTAGGGTACAGAAAAAGGACGGTCAAAGTAGTTTGAGAGCTGTCAGTGTGAGGTATTTCAA CCCTGCCGGCGCTCACCCATCTGGTAAATTAGGAGAAGAACCCCGCGGAAAACCAGGAAACTTGTTACCACTCTTAGCGCAAATGGCTAttggaagggagaagagtCAATTGAAGATATTCGGTACTGATTTCCCTACACC TGATGGAACTTGTGTTCGAGATTACCTACACATCATGGACCTGGCTCACGGTCATGTATTGGCTCTTGATGCCCTGGCTGTACCTACCACTCAGAAAAATATCTTCTCCAATTGCGATGCGGAAAACGGTTCTTTCAGATCGTTCAACCttggtaaaggtaaaggaatGAGTGTGTTGAATATGATTGAAGCCATGAGGAAAGCGACGGGTTATGATTACCAGTATGAGATTGTTGGTAGAAG ACGAGGTGACGTACCAGACTTGACCGCCGATCCAACATTGGCAGAGAAAGAATTGGGATTCGTAGCTAAAAAGGGTTTGGAGGAGATGTGTAGAGATTTATGGAACTTCCAGACTAAAAACCCTCATGGGTTCGAAATCGCTCAAAAACAGAATGGAACGATTTGA
- a CDS encoding phosphatidylserine decarboxylase — MPDAIDKSVPEEHRIHSVGAWKSQDKRHHHKFLNDTVEYVEQNPKPLHPSLREFKEIVEGSTRLSMLFQLMFEQVPKNKEYLKDPTGQDSQVRDFDHLLKLMNHVISHAPRWTDPGHKVGLVGVPVQALLDWPMGTSAGFCVFQDPLVNEQLKKILDVWGTYLTSPESADVLGKGKTDWFGPTGLPSLEEVANKAGGTDLKFHELFQCDPKAEHYGYTSWDNFFTRQFHWENRPVASPDDQNVLVNSCESKMYKVARDVKARDKFWVKGQPYSVLDILNFDKDYSEEFVGGTIYQAFLSALSYHRWHSPVSGKIKKIVQVDGTYYSEPLFVDFTQDQKADMTGETTSQEYLSCTATRAIIFIEADNPKIGLMAFVGIGMTEVSTCDTTVKEGQHVEKGEELGMFHFGGSTHCLLFRKGVKLSGFPEESDHNVPVRSKVCVVE; from the exons ATGCCAGACGCTATAGACAAGAGTGTACCCGAGGAACACCGTATTCACAGT GTCGGCGCATGGAAATCACAAGATAAGAGACATCATCATAAATTCCTGAATGATACTGTAGAATATGTCGAACAGAATCCCAAACCTTTACATCCTTCCTTGAGAGAGTTCAAAGAGATAGTAGAGGGGAGTACAAGGTTGTCTATGTTATTCCAATTGATGTTTGAGCAG GTCCCAAAAAACAAAGAATACCTTAAAGATCCCACCGGTCAAGATTCCCAAGTGAGAGATTTCGACCATCTCCTCAAACTTATGAATCACGTTATATCGCATGCTCCACGATGGACCGACCCAGGACATAAAGTTGGATTAGTAGGTGTGCCTGTACAGGCATTGTTGGATTGGCCAATGGGTACTTCAGCTGGGTTTTGTGTTTTTCAAGATCCTTTGGTCAATGAACAG CTCAAGAAGATTCTCGACGTATGGGGCACATACCTCACCTCGCCCGAGTCAGCCGACGTACTTGGTAAAGGCAAGACCGACTGGTTTGGTCCAACTGGCTTACCAAGTTTAGAAGAAGTGGCCAACAAAGCCGGTGGAACCGATTTGAAGTTCCACGAATTATTCCAATGTGATCCCAAAGCTGAACATTACGGATATACCTCATGGGATAACTTCTTTACACGTCAATTTCACTGGGAGAATCGTCCAGTAGCTTCTCCAGACGACCAAAATGTCTTGGTGAATTCGTGCGAATCGAAAATGTACAAGGTGGCTAGGGACGTCAAGGCAAGAGATAAATTCTGGGTTAAAGGTCAACCATATTCTGTTTTAGATATACTCAATTTCGATAAAGATTATTCGGAGGAGTTTGTGGGAGGAACAATCTATCAAGCATTCTTAAGTGCATTGAGTTATCATAGATGGCATTCACCCGTTTCAGgaaaaatcaagaagatcgtcCAAGTGGATGGAACTTATTATAGTGAACCGTTATTTGTAGACTTTACACAAGATcaaaaagctgatatgactGGTGAAACTACGAGTCAAGAGTATTTGTCATGTACGGCAACTCGAGCGATCATTTTTATAGAAGCGGATAATCCAaagattggattgatggCGTTTGTGGGTATTGGAATGACAGAGGTTTCTACTTGTGATACGACGGTCAAGGAGGGTCAACATGtagagaaaggtgaagaactTGG AATGTTCCATTTCGGCGGATCAACACATTGTCTGCTTTTTAGAAAAGGAGTGAAATTGTCGGGTTTCCCAGAAGAATCGGATCACAACGTTCCTGTAAGAAGCAAGGTGTGTGTGGTGGAATAG
- a CDS encoding phosphoribosylaminoimidazolecarboxamide formyltransferase/IMP cyclohydrolase, with the protein MSSEAPIALLSVYDKTGLLPFAKGLKELGFRLLGSGGTAKLIRENGMEIEDVSSITKAPEMLGGRVKTLHPAVHGGILSRDIPSDLADLSANSISPITLVVCNLYPFVLQTSKPDCTLAGAIEEIDIGGVTLLRAAAKNHGRVSIISSPSDYQTILDEIKSNGKVSEETRRGLALKAFEDTKSYDEAISDYFRKVYATPGVEDGMKATAGVGYQRLQLRYGANPHQKPAQAFVEKGEMPIKTLSGSPGYINLLDALNSWALVKELAAALNLPAAASFKHVSPAGAAVGLPLDERAAKVFGVDDLKELSPLACAYARARGADRMSSFGDWVALSHTVDVPTAKIISREVSDGVIAPGYEPAALEILSKKKGGKYCVLQMDPNYEPAEIETRQVYGVSLQQRRNDCKIDESLFQNIVTKNKNLPKSAIIDLIVATLALKYTQSNSVCYALNGTVIGLGAGQQSRIHCTRLAGDKADNWWLRHHPRVLDLPFKKGTKRADKANAIDLYVTGQAYESEGGERQQWESLFETTPEPLTKDEKKQHLAQLNGVACSSDAFFPFPDNVHRAKRSGATYLCAPSGSIMDAECIKAADENELVFVHHNLRLVSLVYPSTGI; encoded by the exons ATGTCATCAGAGGCTCCCATCG CCCTTCTTTCCGTCTATGACAAGACCGGTCTCCTCCCTTTTGCCAAGGGACTCAAGGAGTTGGGATTCAGATTATTGGGTAGTGGTGGTACTGCCAAACTGATCAGAGAAAACGGTATGGAGATTGA GGATGTATCAAGTATCACGAAAGCACCTGAGATGTTAGGTGGTCGAGTCAAGACTCTTCATCCTGCTGTTCACGGAG GTATCCTCTCTCGAGATATCCCCTCAGATCTCGCCGACCTATCCGCCAACTCCATCTCCCCCATTACGTTGGTAGTGTGCAACCTCTACCCATTCGTCCTTCAAACTTCCAAACCTGACTGTACCCTCGCCGGAGCTATCGAAGAAATTGATATCGGTGGTGTAACGCTTTTAAGAGCGGCAGCCAAGAATCACGGACGAgtctccatcatctcttctccatcagaTTACCAAACTATTCTTGACGAAATCAAGTCCAATGGAAAAGTATCAGAGGAAACTAGAAGAGGATTAGCATTAAAGGCCTTTGAAGATACAAAATCTTACGATGAGGCCATTTCAGATTACTTCAGAAAAGTGTATGCTACACCTGGTGTAGAGGATGGTATGAAAGCTACTGCCGGTGTAGGATATCAGAGATTGCAGTTGCGATACGGAGCAAACCCTCATCAGAAACCCGCTCAGGCATTTgttgagaaaggtgaaatgccaatcaaga CCCTCTCCGGTTCTCCTGGATACATCAACCTCCTCGATGCCCTCAACTCATGGGCTTTGGTTAAAGAGCTCGCAGCAGCCTTAAACCTCCcagcagcagcttccttCAAACACGTTTCCCCAGCCGGTGCAGCCGTCGGTCTCCCCCTCGACGAACGAGCCGCCAAAGTATTCGGTGTAGATGACTTGAAAGAGCTTTCTCCATTGGCTTGTGCCTACGCTCGAGctagag GTGCCGATAGAATGTCATCTTTCGGTGATTGGGTTGCTCTCTCCCACACTGTCGATGTTCCCACCGCCAAGATCATCTCCCGAGAAGTATCAGATGGTGTGATTGCCCCAGGTTACGAACCTGCTGCTTTGGAGATTTtgagcaagaagaagggcGGTAAATACTGTGTCTTACAG ATGGACCCTAACTACGAACCTGCCGAAATTGAGACACGACAAGTCTACGGTGTTTCTCTCCAGCAAAGACGAAATGATTGTAAGATTGATGAGTCCTTGTTCCAGAATATCGTCACCAAGAACAAGAAT CTCCCTAAATCCGctatcatcgatctcatcgtCGCTACTCTCGCTTTGAAATACACTCAATCCAACTCTGTATGTTACGCCCTCAACGGTACCGTTATCGGACTGGGTGCGGGCCAACAATCGCGTATTCACTGTACTCGATTAGCAGGTGATAAAGCCGACAACTGGTGGTTGAGACATCACCCTAGGGTATTGGATTTGCCATTCAAGAAGGGTACCAAGAGGGCTGATAAAGCCAATGCTATCGATTTGTACGTTACTGGACAAGCGTACGAGTCTGAAGGTGGAGAGAGACAACAATGGGAATCATTATTTGAAACTACACCTGAACCATTAacgaaagatgagaagaaacaACATCTAGCTCAATTGAATGGTGTAGCATGTTCTTCGGAtgctttcttccccttccctgATAATGTTCACCGAGCTAAGAGATCCGGTGCGACTTATCTGTGTGCTCCATCGGGAAGTATAATGGATGCGGAATGTATCAAGGCCGCcgatgagaatgagttgGTGTTTGTTCACCACAACttgagattggtaagtcTAGTATATCCATCAACGGGAATATAG